The Euphorbia lathyris chromosome 2, ddEupLath1.1, whole genome shotgun sequence genome includes a window with the following:
- the LOC136217675 gene encoding putative cytochrome c biosynthesis ccmC-like mitochondrial protein, whose amino-acid sequence MSVSLLQPSFLMSKTRSYTQIIIGSRLFLTAMAIHLSLRVAPLDLQQGGNSRIPYVHVPAARMSILVYIATAINTFFFLLTKHPLFLRSSGTGTEMGAFFTLFTLVTGGFRGRPMWGTFWVWDARLTSVFISFLIYLGALRFQKLPVELASISIRAGPIDIPIIKSSVNWWNTSHQPGSISRSGTSIHVPMPIPILSNFANSPFSTRILFVLETRLPIPSFLESPLTDEIEAREGIPKPSSLAESLCVHG is encoded by the coding sequence ATGTCCGTTTCGTTATTACAACCTTCTTTTTTGATGTCAAAGACCAGAAGCTATACGCAAATTATCATTGGATCTCGGTTGTTCTTAACAGCGATGGCTATTCATTTAAGTCTTCGGGTAGCACCACTAGATCTTCAACAAGGTGGAAATTCTCGTATTCCGTATGTACATGTTCCTGCGGCTCGGATGAGTATTCTTGTTTATATAGCTACGGCTATAAAcactttttttttcctattaacAAAACATCCCCTTTTTCTTCGCTCTTCCGGAACCGGTACAGAAATGGGTGCTTTTTTTACGTTGTTTACCTTAGTTACTGGGGGGTTTCGGGGAAGACCTATGTGGGGAACCTTTTGGGTGTGGGATGCTCGTTTAACCTCTGTATTCATCTCGTTCCTTATTTACCTGGGTGCACTGCGTTTTCAAAAGCTTCCTGTCGAACTGGCTTCTATTTCAATCCGTGCTGGACCGATCGATATACCAATAATCAAGTCTTCAGTCAACTGGTGGAATACATCGCATCAACCTGGGAGTATTAGCCGATCTGGTACATCAATACATGTTCCTATGCCCATTCCAATCTTGTCTAACTTTGCTAACTCCCCCTTCTCAACCCGTATCTTGTTTGTTCTGGAAACACGTCTTCCTATTCCATCTTTTCTCGAATCTCCTTTAACGGATGAAATAGAAGCTCGAGAGGGAATACCAAAACCTAGTTCACTCGCTGAGTCTCTTTGCGTCCACGGCTGA
- the LOC136216813 gene encoding DNA-directed RNA polymerase subunit beta-like: MRMGLDLHRRSTTGLQACFPSPCGRSSRAFHVRFFTSDSIGANPAASTSFHQLVESPKGEVDPFKAMLIVNLFPEKVVKRLMEVWKKSRTSNSFISPRWKQRRDINNRSISPRKGPLIRLENVVRGTICGAIRHKLIPTPQNLVTSTPLTTTYESFFGLHPLSQVLDRTNPLTQIVHGRKSSYLGPGGLTGRTASFRIRDIYPSHYGRICPIDTSEGINVGLIGSLAIHAKIDHWGSLESPFYEISEGSKKVRMFYLSPNSEEYYMLAAGNSLALNRGVQEEQVAPARYRQEFLTIAWEQVHLRSIFPFQYFSIGASLIPFIEHNDANRALMSSNMQRQAVPLSRSEKCIVGTGLERQAALDSGVPAIAEHEGKIIYTDIDKIILSGNGDTLRIPLVMYERSNKNTCMHQKTQVQQGKCIKKGQVLADGAATIGGELALGKNVLVAYMPWEGYNFEDAVLISERLVYEDIYTSFHIRKYEIQTHVTSQGPERITNEISHLEDHLLRNLDKKVSRYE; encoded by the exons ATGCGGATGGGGCTGGATCTCCATCGGAGGTCTACTACTGGTCTTCAAGCCTGCTTCCCTTCCCCATGTGGAAGAAGTTCCCGCGCATTCCATGTCCGATTCTTTACTAGTGATTCAATTGGGGCCAATCCTGCCGCATCCACTTCCTTCCATCAATTAGTGGAATCCCCAAAAGGCGAAGTAGACCCATTCAAGGCAATGCTAATTGTCAATCTATTTCCCGAAAAAGTAGTTAAGAGACTTATGGAAGTATGGAAGAAATCCCG GACCTCTAACTCGTTCATAAGTCCAAGGTGGAAACAAAGAAGAGACATCAACAATAGAAGTATTAGCCCCAGGAAAGGACCCCTGATTCGTTTAGAAAATGTGGTTAGGGGGACTATATGTGGAGCAATTAGGCACAAATTGATACCGACCCCTCAAAATTTGGTAACTTCAACTCCATTAACAACCACTTATGAATCTTTTTTTGGATTACACCCATTATCTCAAGTTTTGGATCGAACTAATCCATTGACACAAATAGTTCATGGGAGAAAATCGAGTTATTTGGGTCCTGGAGGATTAACAGGACGAACTGCTAGTTTTCGAATACGAGATATCTACCCCAGTCACTATGGGCGCATTTGCCCCATTGACACGTCTGAAGGAATCAATGTTGGACTTATTGGATCTTTAGCAATTCATGCCAAGATTGATCATTGGGGGTCTTTAGAAAGCCCATTTTATGAAATCTCTGAGGGATCAAAAAAAGTACGGATGTTTTATTTATCACCAAATAGTGAGGAATACTATATGTTAGCAGCAGGAAATTCCTTGGCGCTGAATCGAGGTGTTCAGGAAGAACAGGTTGCGCCAGCTCGATATCGTCAAGAATTCCTGACTATTGCATGGGAACAGGTCCATCTTCGAAGTATTTTTCCCTTCCAATATTTTTCTATTGGAGCTTCCCTCATTCCTTTTATCGAGCATAATGATGCGAATCGGGCTTTAATGAGTTCGAATATGCAACGTCAAGCAGTTCCACTTTCTCGGTCCGAAAAATGCATTGTTGGCACTGGATTGGAACGCCAAGCGGCTCTAGATTCAGGGGTTCCTGCTATAGCCGAACACGAGGGAAAGATAATTTATACTGATATTGACAAGATCATTTTATCGGGCAATGGAGATACTCTACGCATTCCATTAGTTATGTATGAACGTTCTAACAAAAATACTTGTATGCACCAAAAAACCCAGGTTCAGCAGGGTAAATGCATTAAAAAGGGACAAGTTTTAGCGGATGGTGCCGCTACCATTGGTGGCGAACTCGCCTTGGGGAAAAACGTATTAGTAGCTTATATGCCATGGGAAGGTTACAATTTTGAGGATGCAGTACTCATTAGCGAACGTCTGGTATATGAAGATATTTATACTTCTTTTCACATACGTAAATATGAAATTCAGACTCATGTGACAAGCCAAGGACCTGAAAGGATCACTAATGAAATATCGCATCTAGAAGACCATTTACTCCGAAATTTAGACAAGAAAGTGAGTAGATATGAATAA